One window of Mus caroli chromosome 11, CAROLI_EIJ_v1.1, whole genome shotgun sequence genomic DNA carries:
- the LOC110306095 gene encoding CMRF35-like molecule 6 produces MNPREIRLWLPSALLLSLVSDTHGGHFPVRGPSNVTGTVGESLSVSCQYEEKLKTKNKIWCRLKPNLVCKDIVKTSGSEEARNGRVTIRDHPDNLTFTVTLENLTLEDAGTYKCAVDIRFFYDAYLWIGNSFKVELFVVPVKGSSPGNGMNIPASPTSSPVHTQPNVTTDDTIPAPSPELRSLLSSPHFWILVSLKLPLFLSMLGAVLWVNRPQRSSGGSSSWPCYENQ; encoded by the exons ATGAACCCCAGAGAAATAAGATTGTGGCTGCCTTCAGCTCTGCTACTCTCCCTGGTTTCAGATACGCACGGAG GCCATTTCCCCGTGCGTGGTCCCAGCAATGTCACAGGCACTGTGGGGGAGTCGCTCAGTGTATCCTGTCAGTATGAggagaaattaaaaactaaaaacaaaatctggTGCAGATTGAAACCTAATTTAGTGTGTAAAGATATTGTCAAGACCAGTGGCTCAGAAGAAGCTAGGAATGGCCGAGTGACCATCAGGGACCATCCAGACAACCTCACCTTCACAGTGACCTTGGAGAACCTCACCCTGGAGGATGCAGGCACCTACAAGTGTGCGGTGGATATAAGATTTTTTTATGATGCCTACTTATGGATCGGTAATTCCTTCAAGGTTGAGTTGTTCGTGGTCCCAG TCAAAGGTTCCAGCCCTGGGAACGGTATGAACATTCCGGCgtcccccacatcctcaccagtgcACACTCAGCCCAACGTGACCACAGACGACACAATTCCTGCTCCCAGCCCTGAGCTTCG GTCTCTTCTGAGCAGCCCCCACTTCTGGATCCTGGTGTCTCTGAAGTTGCCCCTGTTCCTGAGCATGCTTGGTGCAGTACTCTGGGTGAACAGGCCTCAGAGGTCCTCTGGGGGAAGCAGCTCTTGGCCCTGTTATGAGAACCAGTGA